In Lodderomyces elongisporus chromosome 1, complete sequence, a genomic segment contains:
- a CDS encoding uncharacterized protein (BUSCO:EOG0926025H), with product MSEVKKRKIYSSQSSVNIDYHVIEEVNKVVELLDKEPEDTKEQDKESNKTKESLALESFIERGYLAKLLPIWSYYSSTNNHKEFVDITNKINAIIFRINKAKSSASSSSSSSSSSPLLQHRQSILDTFKDILINHIRILYRALSSLKPSSTNPNIRLLDNIVQYDPIIAMEFLNQFDMALPVLPKLVTPSKIEIESGEISNDAYSIRCNFIKFWINLCSQVSHVHRLDLLTNHPKIMRNIWKYLQYDSLQSIHHLINFLDSKVLDEANFKKSQKCKILNDNFMYKVQALFSKVSEPFLINFLNKLTTDTKHGIIFANDSFWNKESNVGVEIEINNKKFKVANKLLYTLLTSLKPTESNQQLQFIVRVLSSNQELVAPYMNYLVQHGGGYHDPSLTSWWIAHTLLYTNILQIAPPKFDQNTEYIKFDAKSIAESIALAPLSKAALSKGLQSSNKKLVLQLTLQLILYILQKLESILQESFISVANTERQELIALVFNQLPDTSAIVQVISASTTNEKDLPPAIPDITKLTTLKILQKYDLYTPSSTKKSSLQKLVSMGVASIVDKNVQSQSLTSYDLIILDMFINLQDQNFKWWNKINNQNSFYTSLIKFASNSSINSSKFSFTKIYTLLNRLGADKMFFNADLLVTPIVALIYSIDSDIADNIEYWNMLDETIARCVRTPYKYFDLTHAKYEDTSIFVVALMEQFKYYINKPNVARDDALKWLSRFIRYLVIFGESKSALVSMITNELDGIIMDYESILQNHLAFDGDKDFDVRDCSILEIVYNMSLDQLINKPSILEKKVITSNLDFAAILSLLQTINSNPTLESAQPLIKIIFSKIWNFLMNCDEQAIKYFTSGAIWKPLFRSEVENGNEDGSKVLDTNTNIDTNSDTNSDTNSDTDTDTNSDTNTNTNSDTNSDTNTNTKLSLQFYNDILEELPRKVLPEDLLNYIEEGIFPKQKISMLSFAWALDDDQLKRLLDVSSDPVFITSLTAQIIKRGNMVFTVDQFWKIYDTHADKRLEMLTAIINDSLMGFNDIQLHSLLTKIISNHTSDKPLLPLLIRKFKSRSSLYLAPSASSESDSNSLASKLASLTLPNDDDLKLLIASSLIQAEFEVPSLLMSEVNEIITRKLNSDTCQNGTSSVWNDILVILATQKNVDSDTLLQVFIVIDYKQTLNSSFIRLVSRSPQSLSTSSGIKLTQWLHKTMLYITKKFAESDTLSENFTNFLTSMGDYHISHSDIWSIAPANVLNTQLEVILQSKFAKNAINLQYVAKMILTAPKNKINFQRLFQISLTALSVLDDLPSSENADARYYAAIIIFILFNFDHSKLSNMASVDNILVKYQGLNRAEDLLLKQVLQKMEAKLAITWIAKVATWELSEELAENEKELVTGGGQEKLIVSRNGQFTITLNKTTISNTLSSCQMGLPMFAKTNGSRLAPEEIWLQMKTLEQQNSLNSSQERLAYDAEFLLMVVLNNEELLQYKKEEDGSVSYNFNIKNMIDNGFLQFIIANLPNEDYQGISKVILNKILVSIDSEVNNQFKDKNIYKVFISSILFTLAHQQQQHQHQHQQQPSVSGDGKPPPQIGKLVWFIYSQFVPILSNPGHFLYEKVYRYVLSHPKLKSWEVPLWSSIIYPSESSEWYYRELTWVIEQMTEGVSTVADLAVLKSSQIEAILNLINSEYINMKLKTSILKFIYKIQSIDQGSDLLITRFGILTFLELFIQTLNQKENKEEASSKIFTQQLKNNVDSILCRFEVSVGESKRVQEWTSHTLTKELQRLHNALSS from the coding sequence ATGTCGGAggtaaaaaagagaaagatatATTCTTCTCAGTCGTCGGTTAATATCGACTACCATGTCATTGAAGAGGTAAACAAAGTGGTGGAACTATTGGACAAGGAACCTGAAGATACAAAAGAACAGGACAAAGAAAgtaataaaacaaaagagtcCTTGGCACTCGAATCATTTATTGAGAGAGGCTATTTGGCCAAACTTTTACCCATCTGGTCATACTACTCATCGACTAATAACCACAAGGAGTTTGTTGACATAACCAACAAGATCAATGCTATAATATTCAGGATAAACAAGGCTAAATCTCtggcatcatcatcatcatcatcgtcatcatcatcaccgtTATTACAGCATCGACAATCCATACTCGATACTTTTAAGGATATCTTAATCAACCACATACGAATTCTTTATCGTGCACTAAGCAGCTTGAAaccatcttcaacaaaccCAAACATTAGACTCTTGGACAACATCGTTCAATATGACCCGATAATTGCTATGGAGTTTCTCAACCAGTTTGATATGGCACTACCAGTATTACCAAAACTAGTGACACCTAGCaagattgaaattgaacTGGGTGAAATTAGCAACGACGCCTACTCGATAAGATGCAATTTTATCAAGTTTTGGATTAACTTATGCTCGCAAGTACTGCATGTGCACCGATTAGATTTGTTGACTAATCATCCAAAAATTATGAGAAATATTTGGAAGTACTTGCAATACGACTCATTACAACTGATACACCACTTGATCAACTTTTTGGACTCCAAAGTATTGGATGAAGCTAATTTTAAGAAATCACAAAAATGTAAAATACTCAATGACAACTTTATGTATAAAGTACAGGCCCTATTCAGCAAAGTCTCAGAGCCATTTCTTATCAATTTCTTGAACAAATTGACAACAGATACCAAACATGGTATAATATTTGCAAACGACAGCTTCTGGAATAAGGAATCCAATGTAGGTGTTGAAATCGagatcaacaacaagaaattcAAAGTGGCAAACAAACTATTGTACACCCTCCTAACAAGCTTAAAGCCAACAGAGTCGAACCAGCAACTACAATTCATTGTGCGGGTATTATCCAGCAATCAAGAACTCGTAGCACCATACATGAACTATTTGGTTCAACATGGTGGGGGTTACCATGACCCATCTCTTACATCTTGGTGGATCGCTCATACTTTGCTCTATACCAACATATTGCAAATCGCGCCACCAAAATTTGACCAAAATACCGAATACATAAAGTTTGATGCAAAATCAATAGCAGAGTCCATTGCATTGGCACCACTACTGAAAGCTGCATTATCAAAGGGCTTGCAATCGAGCAATAAAAAActtgttttgcaacttaCTTTACAATTGATCCTTTACATTTTACAAAAATTGGAACTGATTTTACAAGAATCTTTTATATCAGTTGCCAATACTGAAAGACAGGAATTGATTGCATTGGTATTTAACCAGTTACCCGATACTAGTGCAATTGTGCAAGTCATATCAGCATCAAccacaaatgaaaaagatttaCCTCCTGCCATTCCTGATATCACAAAGCTCACAACCCTCaaaattttacaaaaataTGACTTGTATACTCCATCATCTACCAAAAAAAGCTCTTTGCAGAAACTCGTCTCCATGGGAGTTGCCAGTATAGTTGACAAAAATGTACAATCGCAACTGCTTACTAGTTATGACTTGATCATCTTGGACATGTTTATCAATTTGCAAGACCAAAACTTTAAATGGTGGAACAAAATTAATAATCAAAACTCATTCTATACCTCATTGATAAAATTTGCATCTAATTCAAGTATCAATTCATCAAAATTTAGTTTTACCAAAATCTATACATTGCTAAACAGATTAGGTGCTGACAAGATGTTTTTCAATGCTGATTTACTAGTCACGCCAATTGTCGCACTTATTTACTCAATTGATTCTGATATAGCCGATAATATTGAGTATTGGAACATGCTTGATGAAACCATTGCAAGGTGTGTTCGAACGCCATACAAATATTTCGACTTGACGCATGCAAAATACGAGGATACGAGCATTTTCGTTGTGGCTTTAATGGAACAATTTAAATACTATATTAACAAGCCGAATGTAGCAAGAGACGATGCATTGAAATGGCTCTCACGGTTTATAAGATATTTGGTCATCTTTGGTGAATCAAAGAGTGCACTTGTATCGATGATTACCAACGAATTGGATGGTATCATCATGGATTATGAAtctattttgcaaaaccaTCTCGCTTTTGATGGTGATAAAGATTTTGATGTGAGGGACTGCTCAATCTTGGAGATTGTATACAATATGTCCTTGGACCAATTGATCAACAAACCTAGtatattggaaaaaaaagttattaCATCAAACTTGGACTTTGCTGCAATTTTGTCCTTGTTGCAAACAATAAATTCAAATCCAACATTGGAGTCTGCTCAGCCATTGATAAAAATCATATTCAGTAAAATATGGAATTTCTTGATGAATTGTGACGAACAAGCAATCAAGTATTTCACCTCTGGTGCAATTTGGAAACCATTATTTAGAAGTGAAGTtgagaatggaaatgaaGATGGAAGTAAAGTTCTagatacaaatacaaacataGACACAAACTCAGACACAAACTCAGACACAAACtcagacacagacacagacacaaactcagatacaaacacaaacacaaactcAGACACAAATtcagacacaaacacaaacacaaagtTGAGTTTGCAGTTTTATAATGATATACTTGAGGAACTACCAAGAAAAGTGTTACCTGAAGATCTTTTAAATTACATTGAAGAAGGCATTTTtcccaaacaaaaaatttcaatgcTTTCCTTTGCTTGGGCATTGGACGATGATCAATTGAAAAGGTTGCTAGATGTCTCTAGTGATCCTGTTTTTATTACTTCATTGACAGCACAGATTATAAAACGGGGAAATATGGTATTTACGGTTGATCagttttggaaaatctATGACACTCATGCGGATAAGAGACTTGAGATGTTGACTGCAATTATTAATGATAGCCTCATGGGGTTCAACGACATACAGTTGCATCTGTTGTTAACCAAGATAATTTCAAACCACACAAGTGATAAGCCGTTGCTTCCTCTTTTAATCAGGAAATTCAAAAGTCGCTCCAGTTTGTACTTGGCTCCAAGTGCAAGCTCTGAGTCCGATTCCAATTCCCTAGCTTCAAAATTGGCTAGTTTGACCTTGccaaatgatgatgacttGAAATTATTGATTGCATCATCCTTAATTCAAGCTGAATTTGAAGTTCCATCTTTGTTGATGTCTGAGGTTAATGAAATAATAACGAGAAAGCTCAATTCAGATACGTGTCAGAATGGTACGTCTAGTGTTTGGAACGATATTTTAGTTATTCTTGCAACGCAGAAAAATGTTGATTCGGACACTCTTTTACAAGTTTTCATAGTGATTGACTATAAGCAAACTTTGAACTCGTCGTTTATCAGATTAGTTTCAAGATCACCACAATCTTTATCTACTTCAAGTGGTATCAAGTTGACGCAGTGGCTTCACAAGACTATGCTTTACATTACTAAAAAGTTTGCAGAATCAGACACATTATCAGAAAATTTCACGAATTTTTTAACCAGTATGGGTGACTACCACATTCTGCACTCGGACATTTGGTCTATAGCACCAGCAAATGTGCTCAATACTCAATTAGAAGTTATTTTACAATCCAAATTCGCCAAGAATGCAATTAATTTGCAATATGTTGCTAAAATGATTTTAACAGCtcccaaaaacaaaatcaactttCAACGTTTGTTTCAAATTAGCTTGACTGCACTTTCTGTGTTGGATGATTTACCCAGTAGTGAAAATGCAGATGCGCGCTATTATGCCGCTATAATCATCTTTATattattcaattttgaTCATCTGAAATTATCAAACATGGCAAGCGTTGATAATATTTTGGTCAAATACCAGGGCTTGAACAGAGCTGAGGACTTGCTTTTGAAAcaagttttgcaaaaaatggAGGCTAAACTTGCAATCACTTGGATAGCCAAAGTTGCAACTTGGGAACTTTCAGAGGAGCTAGCCGAGAATGAAAAGGAACTAGTTACTGGTGGCGGTCAAGAGAAATTGATTGTGAGTCGAAATGGCCAGTTCACCATCACATTGAATAAAACAACTATTCTGAACACACTTAGCAGTTGTCAAATGGGTTTACCTATGTTTGCCAAGACTAATGGCTCTAGATTAGCGCCTGAGGaaatttggttgcaaatgaaaacgcttgaacaacaaaattCCTTAAACTCCTCTCAAGAGCGTCTTGCTTACGATGCCGAGTTTTTATTAATGGTTGTTTTAAATAACGAGGAGTTGCTccaatacaaaaaagaagaggatggAAGCGTGTCCTATAATTTTAATATCAAGAATATGATTGATAATGGATTTTTACAATTCATTATTGCAAACTTACCAAATGAGGATTATCAAGGCATATCTAAAGTGATTTTAAACAAAATTCTTGTTTCCATCGATAGTGAGGTGAATAACCAGTTTAAAGATAAAAACATTTACAAagtatttatttcttctattCTATTCACATTGGcccatcagcaacaacaacatcaacatcaacatcaacaacaaccctCCGTATCAGGTGATGGAAAGCCTCCTCCACAAATTGGTAAACTTGTTTGGTTTATATATTCACAGTTTGTTCCTATATTGTCCAATCCAGgtcattttctttatgaAAAAGTTTACCGGTATGTCTTGTCCCATCCCAAATTAAAAAGTTGGGAGGTGCCATTGTGGAGCTCCATTATTTACCCATCTGAATCAAGCGAGTGGTATTATAGAGAATTGACATGGGTTATTGAGCAGATGACTGAAGGTGTGTCGACCGTTGCAGACTTGGCCGTGTTGAAGTCATCTCAAATTGAAGCAATCTTAAACTTGATCAATTCAGAGTACATAAACATGAAGCTAAAGACATctattttgaaatttatCTACAAAATACAGAGTATTGACCAAGGTTCTGACTTGTTAATCACTAGATTTGGTATCTTGACATTTTTGGaattatttattcaaactttgaaccaaaaggaaaataaagaagaagccaGCAGCAAGATTTTCACACAGCAGTTGAAAAACAACGTTGATTCAATCTTGTGCAGGTTTGAAGTCAGTGTTGGTGAAAGCAAAAGGGTTCAGGAATGGACAAGTCACACTCTTACAAAAGAGTTGCAAAGATTGCACAATGCTCTATCATCGTAG
- the GRX5 gene encoding monothiol glutaredoxin grx5, giving the protein MFRKAFLNTRYLPRNSFSLSLNQTRFISTEIKNAITEAINASPVVLFMKGTPEFPQCGFSRATIQTLGQQGVDPAKFAAYNVLEDAELRDGIKEFSSWPTIPQLYVNGEFVGGCDIVMSMAQSGELAEFLEKEGALIPEENDDVQSAEVKPRRD; this is encoded by the exons atGTTTAGAAAAGCTTTCTTAAATACAAGGTATCTTCCAAGAAAC TCGTTTAGCCTAAGCCTAAATCAAACCCGTTTTATCTCTACAGAGATCAAGAACGCCATAACTGAAGCGATTAATGCTTCCCCCGTTGTGCTTTTCATGAAAGGAACACCAGAGTTCCCGCAATGTGGATTTTCTCGTGCTACGATCCAAACATTGGGCCAACAGGGTGTCGATCCAGCCAAGTTTGCTGCTTACAACGTTTTGGAGGATGCTGAATTACGTGATGGAATTAAAGAGTTTAGCTCCTGGCCCACGATTCCACAATTATACGTGAATGGTGAATTTGTTGGTGGGTGTGATATTGTGATGTCAATGGCTCAAAGTGGCGAGTTAGCCgagtttttggaaaaagaaggtgcATTAATTCCAGAGGAAAATGATGATGTGCAAAGCGCCGAAGTCAAACCTAGACGCGATTAG